In Vanrija pseudolonga chromosome 4, complete sequence, a single window of DNA contains:
- the NOLC1 gene encoding Nucleolar and coiled-body phosphoprotein 1, producing MAENKALDTAVLSYLVARGFTRSTKAFEKEAGVAVAPEAEGQLLKAWAAAGLTAKAAAATDNDVDMDSGDESDSESSDSDSDSSSSDSDSDSDSDDESDSSDSSSDSDSSSDDESDDAKKVEAAVSKPTEPKDVPLPESDSSSSGSSSDSSSDSSSDSDSSSDSDSDSSDDGKKKASSSSSETLPDPANAKESSSSSSSSSSSSSSSSDSDSSSSSDSESDSDSESDSSSSSSSSSSSSSSSSSSSSSESEEEDKPKLGLGAKRARSPSTSSSSDSDDEPAKKRKVDESSSVPSSAPTSSSSSSANTSSVASPAPEFNAASASGSSTPRGSNGKPARGQGQRFERIKQENVTFHDFRLMDNSFESHIRNGANPNDFGARASRDLIVTRGDGFRKEKNKKKRGSYAGGDITLASHSIKFDD from the exons atggcAGAGAACAAGG CCCTCGACACCGCGGTGCTCTCgtacctcgtcgcgcgcggcttTACGCGCTCGACCAAGGCCTTTgagaaggaggccggcgtcgccgtcgcccccgagGCTGAGGGGCAGCTGCTCAaggcttgggcggcggcgggattgacggccaaggccgccgccgccaccgacaacgacgtcgacatggacagcggcgacgagagcgacagcgagagctcggactcggactcggacagcagctcgagcgacagcgactcggactcggactcggacgacgagagcgactcCAGCGACagctcgagcgactcggacagcagctcggacgacgagagcgacgacgccaagaaGGTGGAGGCGGCTG TCTCCAAGCCCACCGAGCCCAAGGACGTCCCCCTCCCCGAGTCtgactcgagctcgagcggcagcagctcTGACTCGAGCTCTGACTCAAGCTCCGACTCCGACTCCAGCTCTGactccgactcggactcgtcCGAtgacggcaagaagaaggcgtcgagcagcagcagcgagacGCTGCCTGACCCCGCCAACGCGAAGGAGtcgtccagcagcagcagcagctcgtcgtcgtcgtccagctccagcagcgactcggactcgtcgagcagctctgACTCTGAGAGCGACAGTGACAGCGAGagcgactcgtcgtcgtcgtcatcttcctcctcgtcctcctcttcgtcgtcctcgtcatcctcgtcatcagagtccgaggaggaggacaagcccaagctcggcctgggcgccaagcgcgcgcgcagcccgtctacctcgtcgtcctccgactctgacgacgagccggccaagaagcgcaaggtcgacgagtcgtcctcggtcccgtcctcggcgcctacctcctcgtcttcttcttccgcCAACACCTCGTCCGTCGCGTCCCCCGCGCCAGAGTTCAAcgcggcctcggcttcgggcagctcgacgccccgCGGCAGCAACGGCAAACCCGCGCGCGGGCAGGGCCAGCGCTTCGAGCGCATCAAGCAGGAGAACGTGACGTTCCACGACTTCCGCCTGATGGACAACAGCTTCGAGTCGCACATCCGTAACGGCGCCAACCCGAACGACTTTGGcgcccgcgcctcgcgcgacCTCATCGtgacgcgcggcgacggcttccgcaaggagaagaacaagaagaagcgcgggTCGTACGCTGGCGGAGATATCACCCT
- the GPT2 gene encoding Glycerol-3-phosphate O-acyltransferase 2, translating to MTFGFSHKPLVQLAGSAITSFYRKIEVYGAENVPDEGPIIFACTHTNMAIDPAILSNTIPHKHRLHYWVKDSLFKNPAMKAMLTNAGNIPVDRKTKNNQLLFRGTFEALAQDECIGVFPEGTSHTEPHLIPLKDGTSWTALEYLVYLNGSPETGGPHKGKPAIIVPVGIAYCDKTKYRSRLAVTYGPALSMDAYREEFLSTQEGASKSAVKRLTADTALELHKMTVNAPDWDTAFAAQMARQLLWKYEDDLALADYVDVAQTLVDLFSTKDNDRIDRLKGLLVTYRDLLFSSRLSNYDLTDLPLPKSLDPSRPTPLPGRLRTLAILIKDTIVCLFQFPLFIAPFIFNLPIYAIGIWGASLAEDEIESQAQNKIFLGLFLSFLTFPIAFFIFFYLFWSVPFGFVFAAGSVWLLSRYHAALIDSNYNALKKLIAAWRVLVGVWLGPGVEMSLNKFVDSAASFAPNPPAVAGLPPGTPKEKYTKPQHLPSRVLVRHVLRTRVQAARELSDVLLELEDQDARLKAKYWLAERYGGEVTNIDHTDNVPEYERHWPQRVRGAREVIAFLRGRGARFASAGREEHWAAASSGDEGDGKNGKTE from the exons ATGACTTTTGGCTTCTCGCACAAGCcgctcgtccagctcgccggcaGCGCAATCACCTCGTTCTACCGCAAGATCGAGGTATATGGCGCCGAGAATGTGCCCGACGAGGGCCCGATCATCTT CGCGTGCACCCACACCAACATGGCTATTGAC CCTGCGATCCTGTCCAACACGATCCCCCACAAGCATCGCCTCCACTACTGG GTCAAGGACTCGCTGTTCAAGAACCCGGCCATGAAGGCCATGCTCACGAATGCGGGCAACATCC CGGTCGACCGCAAGACCAAGAACAACCAGCTCTTGTTCCGCGGAACATTTGAGG ccctcgcccAGGACGAGTGCATCGGAGTGTTCCCAGAAGGAACATCACATACCGAGCCCCACCTCATCCCCCTCAAGGACGGCACGTCGTGGACCGCCCTCGAGTACCTCGTCTACCTCAATGGTTCGCCTGAGACCGGCGGCCCCCACAAGGGCAAGCCGGCTATCATTGTGCCTGTTGGTATCGCATACTGCGACAAGACAAAGTACCGGAGCCGCCTTGCTGTCAC CTATGGCCCGGCCCTCTCGATGGACGCGTACCGGGAGGAGTTCTTGAGCACGCAGGAGGGCGCCAGCAAGTCTGCTGTTAAGCGCCTCACTGCCGACACCGCCCTGGAGCTGCACAAGATGACGGTCAACGCGCCCGACTGGGACACTGCGTTCGCCGCGCAGATGGCCCGCCAGCTGCTGTGGAAGTATGAGGATGACCTCGCGCTGGCCGACTATGTCGACGTCGCACAAACCCTCGTCGATCTCTTCTCGACAAAGGACAACGACCGCATCGACCGGCTCAAGGGCTTGCTGGTTACCTACCGTGACCTGTTGTTCTCGTCCAGACTGTCAAACTATGACCTCACCGACCTGCCCCTGCCCAAGTCGCTGGACCCATCGCGCCCCACGCCTCTTCCTGGACGATTGAGAACCCTCGCCATTCTCATCAAGGACACAATTGTCTGCCTGTTCCAGTTCCCGCTGTTCATCGCCCCATTTATCTTCAACCTGCCCATCTACGCCATCGGCATCTGGGGCGCCAGCCTCGCAGAGGACGAGATCGAGTCGCAGGCGCAGAACAAGATCTTCCTGGGTCTTTTCCTCAGCTTTTTGACCTTCCCCATTGCCTTCTTCATCTTCTTCTACCTCTTCTGGTCGGTTCCGTTCGGGTTTGTGTTTGCAGCTGGCTCTGTCTGGCTCCTGTCGCGGTACCACGCTGCGTTGATCGACTCCAACTACAATGC GCTCAAGAAGCTTATTGCCGCATGGCGAGTTCTTGTCGGCGTGTGGCTCGGCCCTGGTGTTGAGATGTCGCTCAACAAGTTTGTggacagcgccgcctcgtttGCGCCCAACCCTCCGGCTGTGGCTGGCCTCCCGCCGGGAACACCCAAGGAGAAGTACACCAAGCCCCAGCACCTGCCATCGCGCGTGCTTGTGCGCCACGTTCTCCGCACGCGTGTGCAGGCTGCACGCGAGCTGTCGGacgtgctgctcgagctcgaggaccaggATGCGCGCCTCAAGGCAAAGTACTGGCTTGCGGAGCGgtacggcggcgaggtgaccAACATCGACCACACGGACAATGTGCCCGAGTATGAGCGCCACTGGCCCCAGCGCGTGCGTGGTGCCCGCGAGGTTATCGCCTTCCTCCGTGGTCGCGGTGCGCGCTTCGCCTCTGCTGGGCGGGAAGAGCACTGGgctgccgcgtcgagcggcgacgagggggacgGCAAGAACGGCAAGACAGAGtag
- the SPAC323.04 gene encoding putative ABC transporter ATP-binding protein — translation MRTTILRQIRPLARTMPRAAVRWLATAAAKPHVQLPPAATVHPFGSAQAAEAKDALLRFPEAGWRVSGDGSEGWAIVGDAEGRRLAVETILGRHRILPPSPALPVNELPVPPRASSEDWRAVRYLAFARPSTTGEFTDYTARYGALQEEDKLTLREKLSAAFGTSAQAEENIAAAVAYMDLGRLVDMPAIALSSGQTRRARIAQALMTRPALLILEDPMAGLDAPSRIRVDKLLGELNAAADEPRIVVVLRDKGDETLASWVSDVVEVRGGDVWVGPRAEWEARRAARGEEHHAAVPEAEDTSAAEPIVQLQGVNVAYAEGARRVLKDVDWAIRPGDRWHLQGSNGSGKTTLLSVLLGHHPRSFALPASALTLFGKPRRETPTPVLRALIGHTSPEVFAAFPRNMSLDAEDAVGSGYEGVFSRRKLTPGQKERVLYLLEAFRPFLAKSRTGRPTDATAKQLSRQMFAHYTPPQQALLLFLRAVVSRPPLLVLDEPTQGMDEEIWEACRAFLVQEWAEMKKEGKEQAVVVVSHYEDEVPWKHGRVLKLDDGVATSQ, via the exons ATGCGCACGACAATACTGCGACAGATACGCCCCCTCGCGCGCAcgatgccgcgcgccgcggtgcgCTGGCTCGCCACGGCTGCGGCCAAGCCCCACGTCCAGctgccccccgccgccacggtGCACCCTTtcggctcggcgcaggcggcagaggccaaggacgcgctgctgcgctttCCGGAGGCGGGGTGGCGGGTGAGCGGGGACGGGAGCGAGGGGTGGGCGATTGTcggggacgccgagggccgcaggctcgccgtcgag ACAATCCTAGGCCGGCACCGTATcctgccgccctcgcccgcgctgccGGTCAACGAgctgcccgtgccgccgcgcgcgagctcggaggactggcgcgcggtgcgatacctcgcgttcgcgcgcccgtcgaccACCGGCGAGTTTACAGACTACACGGCGCGCTATGGCGCCctgcaggaggaggacaagctcaCGCTACGCGAGAAGCTGTCCGCGGCGTtcggcacgtcggcgcaGGCAGAAGAAAACATCGCCGCAGCAGTCGCGTACATGGACCTCGGGCGGCTGGTCGACATGCCGGCGATCGCGCTGTCCTCAGGCCAGACCCGGCGCGCCCGCATAGCCCAGGCGCTCATGACGCGGCCTGCGCTCCTGATCCTCGAGGACCCCATGGCGGGCCTGGACGCGCCAAGCCGCATAcgcgtcgacaagctcctcggcgagctgaatgccgccgcggacgagccgcgcatcgtcgtcgtgctccgcgacaagggcgacgagacgctcgcGAGCTGGGTGTCcgacgtggtcgaggtgcgcggcggcgacgtgtGGGTCGGCCCTAGGGCCGAGTGGGAGGCAAGGCGGGCCGCAAGGGGAGAGGAACACCACGCTGCTGTCCCCGAGGCGGAGGACAcgtcggccgccgagccgatcGTCCAGCTCCAGGGCGTCAATGTGGCCTatgccgagggcgcgcgccgcgtcctcaAGGACGTCGACTGGGCCATTCGGCCGGGCGACAGGTGGCACCTGCAGGGGTCTAACG GATCCGGCAAGACGACGCTCCTCTCCGTGCTGCTAGGGCACCACCCGCGCTCGTTCGCGCtccccgcgtcggcgctcacGCTGTTCGGCAAGCCGCGCCGcgagacgccgacgccggtaCTCCGCGCGCTGATCGGACATACCAGCCCCGAGGTGTTCGCCGCGTTCCCGCGCAACATGAGcctggacgccgaggacgccgtggGGAGCGGGTACGAGGGGGTGTTTTCGCGGCGCAAGTTGACGCCGGGGCAGAAGGAGCGCGTGTTGTACCTGCTCGAGGCGTTCCGGCCCTTCTTGGCCAAGAGCCGTACTGGCCGCCCAACGGACGCGACGGCCAAGCAGCTCAGCAGACAGATGTTCGCGCACTACACGCCCCCGCAGCAGGCACTCCTGCTCTTCCTCCGCGCGGTGgtctcgcgcccgccgctgcttgTGCTTGACGAGCCGACGCAGGGTATGGACGAGGAGATCTGGGAGGCGTGCCGCGCCTTCTTGGTCCAGGAGTGGGCCGAGATgaagaaggagggcaaggagcaggccgtggtcgtggtctCGCAttacgaggacgaggtgccaTGGAAGCATGGGCGGGTGTTGAAGCTCGACGATGGCGTCGCGACTTCACAGTAG
- the cutc-1 gene encoding Copper homeostasis protein cutC, translating into MPRRIPLEVCIDSLDSANAAAPLLSPGDRFEVCSSLLAGGGLTPSIGLVLVLKELYPDIALFVMIRPRPGSFVYTHAEVEIMAADIKAFRSAGVDGIVVGCLHPDGEVDIETTQLLADVAEPLPVTFHRAFDVTPDWQRAADDISSIRGITRILTSGHSATAIQGAAELDELFRYVPRHITVIPASGLNADTLAELWRRAPLISEAHLSASAPYNPGPTPTLARGVALGFGSGDEWRLNPHKLEAVVDLAERYAERHAP; encoded by the exons ATGCCGCGCCGCATACCGCTCGAAGTGTGcatcgactcgctcgactcggccaaTGC cgccgcgccgctcctctcCCCAGGCGACAGGTTCGAGGTGTGCTCGAgtctcctcgccggcggcggcttgaCGCCCAGCATCGGGCTGGTGCTAGTGCTCAAGGAGCTGTATCCCGACATTGCGCTGTTT GTCATGATCCGTCCGCGTCCCGGCTCGTTTGTCTACACtcacgccgaggtcgagatcaTGGCCGCGGACATCAAGGCGTTCCGCTCGGCGGGCGTAGACGGTATCGTCGTTGGCTGCCTCCaccccgacggcgaggtggacatCGAGACGACCCAGCT GTTGGCCGACGTCGCTGAGCCTCTGCCAG tAACGTTCCACCGCGCATTCGACGTCACGCCAGACTGGCAGCGAG CTGCCGACGACATCTCGTCCATCCGCGGCATCACGCGCATCCTCACCAG CGGCCACTCTGCAACTGCCATCCAGGGCgcagccgagctcgacgaaCTCTTCCGCTACGTCCCACGGCACATCACCGTCATCCCCGCGTCCGGCCTGAatgccgacacgctcgccgagctgtggcgccgcgcgccgctgatATCCGAGGCCCACCTctccgccagcgcgccatATAACCCCggtccgacgccgaccctcgcgcgcggcgtcgccctcggcttTGGATCCGGCGACGAGTGGCGCTTGAATCCCcacaagctcgaggcggttgtcgacctcgcggaGCGCTacgccgagcgccacgcgccaTAA
- the rbm18 gene encoding putative RNA-binding protein 18 codes for MSLPSSSLSRPSASASASQPAASGSGKPERLFVGNLAPAVDEYTLVQVFSKFGKITKLDLMIHKSGPLKGKPRGYAFIEFASQDAALKALVKLHDRLLRGRKLVVTYANAAPPEDLAYPKSRRVGEAAKPTTLSLLKSRQRPQSAAAQIAAMEAKLATMAQRPGRSPTPERAEAEALEAEIQRELALGAEAAASASAGASAETSAEPSPLPDDARLPADNPDKPDTDGAAPPKSTSTSPPPRSAPDTSSSRAGGARTEPFQSAAFQRGLASLPKKPTFS; via the exons atgtccctgccctcgtcgtcgttgtcgcggccgtcggcgtcggcgtcggcatcacAGCCCGCCGCATCGGGATCAGGCAAGCCCGAGCGCCTGTTCGTCGGCAACCTCGCGCCCGCGGTCGACGAGTACACGCTCGTGCAGGTCTTCTCCAAGTTTGGAAAGATCACAAAGCTCGATCTCATGATCCACAAGTCGGGCCCGCTCAAGGGCAAGCCGCGGGGGTATGCGTTCATCGAGTTTGCCTCGCAGGAT GCGGCCCTCAAAGCCCTCGTCAAGCTGCATGACCGGCTCCTCCGCGGACGCAAGCTCGTGGTCACgtacgccaacgccgcgccgccagaggACTTGGCGTACCCCAAGAGCCGGAgagtcggcgaggcggcgaagCCAACGACGTTGTCGCTGCTCAAGTCGCGGCAACGGCCTCAGAG TGCCGCGGCCCAGATCGCAGCCAtggaggccaagctcgcgaCCATGGCCCAGCGCCCGGGACGCTCACCGACGCcagagcgcgccgaggccgaagccCTCGAAGCTGAGatccagcgcgagctcgccctcggcgctgaGGCTGCGGCGTCTGCGAGCGCGGGGGCGAGTGCGGAGACTAGTGCGGAGCCGAGCCCTCTGCCAGACGATGCACGACTTCCGGCCGATAACCCGGACAAGCCGGACACGGACGGCGCTGCACCACCCAAATCTACATCTacttcccctcccccacgCTCGGCACCCgacacgagcagcagccgtgCAGGTGGCGCACGGACCGAGCCGTTCCAAAGTGCGGCATTCCAGCGCGGGCTCGCGTCGCTTCCCAAGAAGCCGACCTTCTCATAG